Below is a window of Candidatus Acidiferrales bacterium DNA.
CCCCGCCTTGCTTGTTGTCCTGGCGCGAGCTTACGAGGCGGCCCATCAGCTTCCCCAAGCGGCGGAAACCTACCAGCGAGTTTATTACGGCTATCCTGTGAATGGGGAAGCAGCAACGGCGGCGGGGGGCGCGCTGGCCCGCCTCGAAACTGTTCTCGGGGAGAACTTGCCGAAAGTTTCGACTGCGCGCCGGTTGGCTCGTGCGGACTCGCTCTACGCCGCGCGCCGTTGGCGGCAAGCCGAAATCGAGTATGAAGAGTTGGCCCGGGCGACTGCCGGGGCTGAAAAAGACGCTGCTGTGGCGCGCTTGGGGGGCTGCTTCTTCCAACAGGAACAGATGGATCGCGCCATCCAACATCTGGCTGCGTTCGAACTGGCTGACGGGCCTTCTGAAGCCGAGCGGCTTTTCTACCTCAGCCAGAGCTATCGCGCCCTGGATCTCGAAAAAGAGATGCTCGCGGTGGTCACCCAGGCGAGCGCCCGAATCCCGGAAAGTCCGTGGCACGAGGAAATCCTTTTCGCGACGGGCAATTACTACCTGCTGAAGAACAACGACGCGCAGGCCACCCAATTCTACAGTCGAGTCACCGAAAGCTTTCCGAACGGTCGCTACGTCCAGAGAGCGCGATGGAAAGTGGCGTGGCATGCATACTTGAGCGGCTTGCCCGAAGCCAGCCGCCTGCTGCGCGAGTTCATCGAGCGATACCCCAACTCGCTTCAAGTTCCGGATGCGCTTTACTGGTTGGGCCGGTTGGCGGAAATAGAAAACTACAACGCAGCACGCCCCTTCTACCAAGCGCTCAGCCGGCGGTTTCCGCACAACTATTTTTCCCAGGATGCCGGGCGAAGGCTTTGGGCAGCCGGCTGGTGGGTGAGCGCGGAACCGGCGCCGGAATGGCTCGAACAAATTTCGCCGGCGGGGGAATTGCCGGACACCAACACGCCCGCTCCGGAAGCGGCTCGTGTCCGCTGGCAACGCTATCTCGACTTGCGGTTGATCGCGCTTGACGACCTGGCGGCGGCTGAGCTGCGGACCGCCAGCCGGCTGGTCGCTTGGCCGGCGATTTTGTTGGAGTTAGCGCGCGACGCCCACACGCATGGCCGGACGGCGGAAGCCTTTGATGCGCTGTGGCGTCTCTATCCCGACTTTTTCTCGCGGCGCATGGACGAAGTCCCGCTCGAGCTCTGGCGCA
It encodes the following:
- a CDS encoding transglycosylase SLT domain-containing protein, yielding MLSRFLLRATLCRLTLLVFFSGSTCAAMSRLESAAQARQQLSLLAHRLQEESRTGEAPGKAQSGAYLALEKFARRHAKDSLGPLAALLLGHRDFGLARYAEAEGWFRQAALAWGGSASAPEGIEAHLGDYAEWYLAQSLAAQKNYEAAAETLADFPGKYPDSLLTDNAVEKRAAWLLEAGRAEKAIESLQAFRPAEHRPALLVVLARAYEAAHQLPQAAETYQRVYYGYPVNGEAATAAGGALARLETVLGENLPKVSTARRLARADSLYAARRWRQAEIEYEELARATAGAEKDAAVARLGGCFFQQEQMDRAIQHLAAFELADGPSEAERLFYLSQSYRALDLEKEMLAVVTQASARIPESPWHEEILFATGNYYLLKNNDAQATQFYSRVTESFPNGRYVQRARWKVAWHAYLSGLPEASRLLREFIERYPNSLQVPDALYWLGRLAEIENYNAARPFYQALSRRFPHNYFSQDAGRRLWAAGWWVSAEPAPEWLEQISPAGELPDTNTPAPEAARVRWQRYLDLRLIALDDLAAAELRTASRLVAWPAILLELARDAHTHGRTAEAFDALWRLYPDFFSRRMDEVPLELWRMLFPVPYEKLIRKWSKRHRLDPLLVAALIRQESAFAPQAVSSAGAVGLMQLMPATAKRLAGERRQRFRLSRLTDPDYNINYGCYYLAQLMKMFGDARWGPPWRGGAELALAAYNAGEEAVQHWLETRQEADAQTFVENIPYSQTREYVQVILRNYKLYREIYSRR